The sequence GATTTGAACCTGCGACCTCTGGGTTATGAGCCCAGCGAGCTACCGAGCTGCTCCACCCCGCGTCGGTAGCGCTCACTATACGGGGCGCGGGGGAGCACCCGAACATCAATATTGCTTAATTGGTTTTACTGATGTAAGATTGCAATCACTCGGAACGGGTGACGCACAGGGCGCCACACCGGTCCCGCCCCGCCCCGAGGGACAAAAGCCGATCCAGGAGAACTCCCTTGTCCTTCCACTCCCCCACCGAGCTCCAGCTCCCCATCCGCGACGTCACCGTCCCCGCTGTCGGGACGTTCGACCGGTTCACCGGCCAGGCCCGCTACCAGCTCACCGGCGACGAGGTCCGTGGCAGCTTCATCGTCGTCCCCGAGACGATGCCCGGATCCGACGCATGTCACGTCCGGGTCGTCTACGGCGACCACCCCGCACAGCCGCAGCACGAGCGGGTGGACGAGCCCAGGATCCGCCGGACCCGGGTGCGCGGGGAATGCGGCCCGCTCGCGGTCGACGCTCTGCCCGAGCGCCACCACCTCTCCGCGCGCGGCCAATGGGTCCGGTCGGACGGAACCCTGGGCACCGTCCCGCGCAGCACGCACCGGTACCTGGCCGAAGTCGTACACGCCGTCGTCACCCACTGGGCCACCCGGCCGAACCGGGAAGGGCTCATCAGGGCCGCCGCACGGCACGCCCAGCAGCAGCCCGACATCCCGGCCCAGGCAGCCCGAGAGGCCATGGAGCGCGAACTGGACGACATCCGCGCGCAGATCGCACCGCACTGGACACTCCTCCAGCAGTTGGAGGCGGTCGCCCAGGCCGACGCGCCCCGACTCCCCGTACTGCCGCGCACGGTCCACATCGACTACCTCGACCCCGCCAACGGCACGACGGGCATCATGACGGCCCTCCCCCGACTCAACGCGCATGACGGAACGATCACTTACACCGTGACGAGCGGTGGCCGAGCACGCGGAGACTTCACGGTCGGCCCCGACCGGTACAGCCGCGACGCCCTTCCCGGAGGCGTGAGCGTGCGGCTCGGGGCCACCCCGCTACCCGAGGGCGCGGGCCGGGAGAACGAGCCCGTGGTCAACGGGATCCGTTTGCGCGGCTCCTGGAACTGCACCGACAGCCAGTCGCTCACCCCGGCCCTCCCGGCGGTGATCCCCGGCATCCAGCGGGCGGACGCTCCCGACCAGTCCGTGCCCGCGAACACCGCCGCATGGATCAGCACCGCGATCCGGGCGCTCGCCATCGCCTACCGCGACCACAGCAACGTGGACGCGCTGCGGCTGGCCGCCGGAAAGAGCCGTGTGGACCAGCTGCGCCAGGCCCCCGTCCTGGCGGTCCTCGAACTTCGCCGACAGGAATCCGCAGCCCAGGCGCGCGTCAGCGCCGCCCAAGAGGCCGAGGCGGCTTACGCGGCCCTGTCAGCCTGACCAATTCACCCCTCCAATCCATCCCCCAGGAGCGCCACCATGGCTGAACCCACGTACACCCGCGCCGACCTCCGCGCCGAGGCCGCGCGCCAGCACTTCGAACTCACCCGGGACCCCGACCACATGGGCGTCGGCGAATCCATGGGCACCGAGGCCGTACCGTCCACGAACCCGACCCACACGTGGGAACAGCTGCTTCCGTACGACGCCGATGACGGAAAGGCGTACAGCACGGCCACCGACGCGGTTCACGACCTGATCAGCGGGGCGGTCAACCTGTCCACCTGGGCAGTCGAAATGGGGGTGGACGGACTGAAGCCGTCGGAGACCGCCTTCACCGTCAGCAGCGGCGAGCAGCCCATCGGCCGCATCCACCTCGCCTTCGGACCCGGCATGTCCCACGAGATGCGGGCCGGCCTGATCGCGAGCATCAGCCATGCGGTCGACGCTCATCTCCGGTCCGCTTCGAGCGGTGCCAGCCTCTCCAGTCACGGGCCGGGCCGGGCGTAGTCTCCGTCCGTACGTGGGTGCCGCGCCTGGCGCGCGGCACCCGACCCCCTCTCTTCCACACTGCACGGGCGGGGCCCCGGCCGGCTGCGCCGCCACACTTCCCGACCTTGAGTATTGCTTAATTGGATTTATCGCAGTAGAATTAGCTTATTGGCGGCGGGCGCTGCCGAGTCCGCGCAGAGGGCGAGCCCGCAGCCTCTCAACCGACTACGCGGCCCTCAACGAGCTTGAGACGTTCGGCTCGGTCGGGTGGGCAGGCCAGGGCGGCAACGTGTCCGACTGGAATTTCCACTTGGCCCGCCCGCCTCCTGATCACGCGATCGCCCACCGGTCCCACCGCACCGCGTTCCCGGGCCCACCCGCATCAAGGAAGTCCCATGCACACTCCGACCACGACGCTCGCCGTCGACGTCGCCGCACTGCTCCCCAAGCGCCTCCACACCCAATGGACCGTCAGCGTGGCTCACCGCGAGGGGCATCCGGACCACCCGGCTACCCACCTGACCGACGGCCAGCGCCGCTTCCTCCTTCTCCTGACCGACAGCGGTCACACCACGCTGACCGCTCCGGCGCCCGCCGCCGATACCTCGCTCACCGTCGAGGGCAGCGCCCCCACGGCGGTCGCCGGAGCAGCGCTGCGTTCGCTGCTGCCGCGCATCGACCGCGACATCATCCGGCTGTCGCCGCCTCGGCAACGGCAGCACCGTCTCCAGCGCCTCGCCGAAATCGACGATCTGCTCCGCGAACTCGGTACATCTGCGGAGCGGTTCGAGCGGGCTGACGACACCACCGGCCTGTCCTGGCAGTGCGGCGACGCATTCGTGAGCTTCACGCTGCGCGGCACGTCGGCCACCGGCTCGGTGAGCTTCAGGGGAGGTCTGGGGGCACTGGAACGCTTCCTCGCCCCGTTCCTTCCTCCGCATCCGGGTCCAGGCCGTGTCCGTACCAGCCCGCTGCGCGGCTGCGGCGGTGTGGCCCGCCGTGTCGTCGCGGCCTTCCCCCATGCCGTCGAAGCCGACGAAGACGGCCTCGTCCGGTTCGCGGACGCAGACGGCGGCCCGCTCCAGGGCTGGGTGATGCCCCGCGACATCAACAGCCCCACCGGGCCGACGACACCGGTCACGGCCGGAGTCTGCGGCGCCGGTATCGACCTCATGCTTTCCGCGCTGCCCACGCTGGCCTGAGCCACAGCCCCGGCGCGCAGCAGAACTGACCGCTTTACGGGGCCGGGCGTGCCAGCCCGGCCCTCTCTGGCGCAAAGCAACAGCGCCACGCCCCAATCAAGGAACACCGCAGTGAGCACCGCAGTCATAACGAACACGTTCACCCACCCCGACGTCGTCGCCGCACTCGAAGCCGGGATGGAGATGGCCGCCGACGAGTCGGGCCGCCCCGTCAGCGCTGAGCGCTTCACCTGGGCCACGGCCGCCGCCCTGACCTATCTCGACGGCGCCGGAGCGCCGTGGGCGGATGTGTACGCCCGGCACATCGAGCTCGCGGCCGCGCAGGCCGCCGCCGACAGGGGCGAGGACGTCGAGGACACCTCGGATCTGTACGCGGGCATGCGCTACAGCCGCGAACAGGTCTCGGCCGCCGTGAACGCGGGGGTCGACGCCGCCGCCCGGATGATCCGCGAGCGGCAGGCGGACGACATCGACAACCTGGCGGTGAACGCCGTCCTGACACTTCTGGATGCCCCCGACGCCTCGTTCGACGCCGTCGTGGAGGAGTGCTACGGCGTCGACGCCGATGCCGTCAGCGGCTGGCTCTCGGACGTCCCGGCCGACAGCGACGCCGAACTCGATGCCCAGCAGACGGCCCGGATCGACGCGTACCTCCGCTCCGTCGGCCTCTGACCACGCCGCATGCCCCGGGCCGGGCCGCCACGCGGCCGCCCGGTCCCATCGAAGGAAGGAACATCCCGTGTCCGTACTCCTGATCGGCCGCTGGGACGCCGAAACCCTCGAGATCGAGGAGTCCCACACTGTCAGCGACGGAGACCAGGAAGCGATCGACGCCCTGCTCAGCGGGCGCGCCGGCGACTGGTGGTCGTGCGAATACCTGGTCGACCGCCACCGCGACGCTGTGCAGCGGGCGTACGAGGAACTGGCTCCCGGCGAGTACCTGGTCGACGAAGCCGAGGGCTTCGATCCCACACCGTGACCGCCGCCCCTGGTGCCGCTCGGCAGGCCACCCACCCCGGCGATCCCGGCAAGCAGCCGGAACCGTCCGCTTTCCCCCGAGAGGTCTTCCCCCCGTGACCACCTTGAAGTTCGCCCTGGATGAGGCCCTGGCCGTCGCCGACCACGCAATGTTCGCCCCGAACGGGAGCCACATCCCCACATCCGACCAGGCCGAGTCCGGCCAGACCGTCTACGCGTCCCTGTGGTGGGTCAAGGACAACGGCACCTACCTCATGTCCAACGCCCCGTACGCGAAGGGCAAGGGCCCGGACAACGCGTTCGCCAAGGGCTACGGTCCAGGCACCGACGCGCGCGGCATCCTCGGCGGCGACGACCGTGTCGTCGCCGTCTTCGCGCTGCACGATCCGCACACCCGCCAGTGCCTGCACTCTCAGCTCATCCGCGCACGCCGCGACGGGCACACCGCGCTCTTCCTGGAGATGGACGGCGACACCGTGGCCATGAGCACCGGCCGCTGACCGGAGCTCCGACGGGACGCCTGCTGCCTGCAGCGACATGCCGTCCACGAAGATCGACGCCCGCCGTCGGGCGGGACGAATCCCATCCGACGGCGACCGGCTACCAAGCGCCAGCCGTTGCCCGGCTACTCAGCTTGCTCCAGCACAGCCTGTAGGTGGTCGTCGCTCCAGCAGCGACCGCTCCACCGGTCCCTGTGCAGTGCCTCGCGACGCCGGACGTGTCCCGGCTCCTCGCTGCACTGGACCCAGCCGTAGCTCTCGGGGGCGGCGTCGAAGAACATCGCCGAACACGCATCAGCCGCAGGTTCAGGGGTTGGGCCGTACAGCCCCAACCGGTCCAGCAGGCCGTCCGCGAGCCTCTCCGCTGCCTCCTCACCCAACTCTGTGGCAGCCGTAATCAGCTCCACGAACTGCCCGTACCTCGCCGGCGGCGTGATGGTCGGCAGAGACGTCTTCGGCGGGATCATCAAGTCCTCCAACACCAAATCGAGTAAACCTCTTCACTCTTCAGGCGTGGTACGGACCGGAAACGACAATAAATCTTGAAAAGGTGACGGGTGTCACACTGGTCAGGGAGCGCCCCCTACGACCTCAACCACCGGTGAGTCACAGTCATCGAGCTTCGTCAGTTTGCGGGAACCGATGGCTACCTGGCGTGGGTCAGCGCATCGTGTGTCGCCAGGCCGGAATTTCATGAGGCGCTGGCAGGCCGGGCAGGTGGCGGCGGCCGGCAGTGCTGCGGGTTTCCAGGTGGTCGAGGAGAGCCCGCGGCCCGGGGTTGCCCAAGACCCGGGCATCGTGAGCTGCCGCCTGCAGCGCGGCCTCGAGTTCGGTGATGGCCGCATGGTAGGAGGTGAAGCCACGTACGCGTCCTATGTGCCGCTCGGCGTCTTCGGCCCGCCCGTACGCGGTCAGGAGCCGTCGTGTCCCGAACTGTTCGATGTCCTCGAGTTCGGGCCACCCCGCCCGCCAGGACGTGTCGGTGGCAAGCGCCCCGAGAAGTTCCTTGACCCTGTCGTGCCGCGCGCGCAGCGGCGCCTTCCATCCCACCATGCTCCAGACCGCGATGCTCAGCAGTACGGCGGCCTCCGCCGTGACCGTCGCCCAGGCAAGCCGGGTCATCGGCGTTCTCCCTCCCTTGCCGGAACGTGTGCGAGGGAGGGAGCGTGCCGACGTCGGCCGCCGTGCCTGTGGCGGTGGCTGCCGCTGTTCACGCGTGGGTGATGATGTTGTAGATGACCCACCCCGCCCATATCAGCGGTGCGATCGCGAGGTACGCCATCGGGCGCCGGAGGACCGGCTTTCCTTCCTGGAGGCGGGAGGCGCCCGGCAGGGCCGGCCCCGGTTGCGGCAGAGCGGCGAGTTTGTGGCTGACGACGAGGTTCCAGATCAGCGTGAACGGAGTGAAGATCACCAGGGAGAGCGGGGACCACCAGCCCAGCCCCAGTGTGTTGGTCGTCAGCTGGCGGACGACGGCGGTGCCGCAGGCCTTGCAGAACGGGCCGTCGAGCTTGTGGAAGCGCATCACGATCAGCAGCCCCTGATGGGCGCGGACGGTCACGGCGACGGCCGGCTGTGCGCCGCAGTTGCGGCAGATCGGGGCACCGGGCTGCCATGCGGTGGCCCCGGGGTGGGCGGGTGCCTGCATTCCGGCCGGGGCACCGTACGACGGGTTCGGCGGGCCGAACGAGCTGGGCTGCGGTGCGGCTGGAGTGGTCATCGGGAGGCCTCCCAGAGGCTGGTCGGGGCAGAGAGGGGTGTGGCGGAGAGGGCACTGGTGCGCACCGGGGAACGGAAGGGACTGCGGAGCCAGCTGCCGTTTTCCTTCACGGGCCGGGCCGGGGCCCTCGCGGCGACTGGCTCGTTCGCCGGCTCGGTGAAGGGGGTGGAGCTCGGTCTCGGAGAGGGCGCCAAGATGCGGGGCTGCGGCGAAACGGCGTGAGAGAAGCGCGGCTTCAGCGCATCCGGTGGTGTGAGGGGAGCCGGACGGTGCGGCCGTGCAGGACGGACGCGGGTGCCGCCGGTGCTGTTCCGGTAGCGCGGCGGTACGGCAGGACGCCGGGGCTGCGAGATGGTCGTCATGCGCGGTCCTGGGTGAGTCGTCGCAGCAGAGCGGCGAGGGCGGCCTGGTCGTTGGGGGTGATCCGGATCAGGGCGTGGGCGACGGCGAAACCAGGTCCGCCGGGGCGAGTGTCGCGGTCGGAGTGGATCCAGGCGGCGACGGCGTTGGCGAGGTCGTGACGAATCTGCGCTTGGGGGCCGCCCAGCCGGTGAATCGCGACGGCGGCCTCGGTGTACAGAGCAGCCCCGGCGGCGTGGTCCTGGGCCATCAGGGCGAAGTGCGCCTGCAGTTCGACCCCCATCGCCGCGTAGGGGTGGTCGCGGCCGTGCTGAGCGGCGAGGTGCTGGGTGGCGCGGTGAGCGGCCAGCTGAGCGGCGCGCCACTGTCCAGCGCGTTGGGCTGCTCGCACGCTGGCCAGGAGCCGGGTGCCGTCCGGAATGCCCTGACCCCATATCGGGTCGGGGGCCGATTCGGCGACCGCTGGCATCCGGCCGGGGTGGATGGCTCCGTCGGCGAGGATCTGGTGCTGCTCGACGCGGCCGTCGGCGTGTCCGATGCTGAGCCGGATCGGCCGGCGCTGCTGACCGGCCGCAGCACGCAGAGGGGCGCACACGCGCTCGATGAGGACCTCGGGCGGTTCGGGCCCTTCCCGCAGGATGCCCTGGGCATGGATACTGCCGTTCGGGAGGATGATGATCGTCTCGTGGATGTCGGCGGTGAGTGACTGATCCAGGGGCACCGCGGTCTCCCTCGGTCGTGGTGGGGTGGGCGGGCTCGAAGTCAGCGGGAATCGACCATCGCGTAGCGGTAGTCGAGGATCTCCGGCTTGCCCTGGAGGGGGAGGTGGACGACGGCCTCACCCTGGAAGCTGTCGGCGACGACGGCGCGCGGCGTCCGGTTGTAGACGGACTCGGTCTTGCCGGGGGTGATCTGGAGGCCCGAGTTCTTGACGAGGCTCTCTTCCTTGTGGGCCAGCGGTGCGATCACCAGGACGCCGGCGCCGGTGCGCAGCGTGTAGACCTTCTCGTGGAGGGGTGTGGCCGGGAAGAAGTTCACCGTGGCCTGGGACCCGAGGCTGTCGCCGCGTTCCTTGTAGGTCGTCAGGATGCTCTTCTCGTTGTCGTTGCGGGACAGCTTGCTGCCGTCCTTTGTGCCTCCGGTGGTGAAGAGGTCTTCGACGGCGTCGGTGACGTTGGCGGGTGCCAGCAGGCCGACCGTGGTGTTCGCGTCAGCGGGCTCGGCCAGGCCGTTCTTGGCCGCCGGGGCCGGGAGGGCCTGCTGAGGGAAGAGGGAGATGACCTTCTTCCAGGTGTCGGCGGTGTCGGCGGACTTCTCGAAGACCATGACGGTGTGGTTCTTGCCGGTGGTCGATGCCTCGGCCGCGAACCAGTTGCCCGCGGCCGGGATGTAGAAGGTGCGCTGGGTGAAGGTGAAGGGCTCGCCGGCCTGCTTCTTGTCCTTGGCGCTGAGAGTGCCGAACTGCTCGTAGTCGGCCTTGCTGCGCGCATACAGCTGGCCGGCCTCGACGGTGGCCAGGAGGGCCGCGTCCCGGGACTTGTTCGCCTTGTTGTTGACCTCCTGGTAGTGGTCGAGGATCTTGTCGGCCTCGGCGCGGGTCACCACGCCGCGAGGTGGCGCGCTGGTGGGTGGTGCGCTGGTCGGGCTGTCGTGTGCGGGCGTGCCGCCGCGGGCGCAGCCGCTCAGCAGCGCGGCCGTGACGACGGCCAGAAGGGACAGCGCGTGCAGAGGCCGGCGGTGCGGCAGGGATGTGCTGATCATGTTCGGTTCCTTCGGGAAGGACGGGAGAGGGCTACGCGGCCGCGCTCAGTCGGCGAACGCCGAGGGCCAGGTCGCGGGCGAGGGCGAGGGCGGCGCGGACGCCGCCGGGCCCGGGGACGTTCTGGATCTGGCGGATCAGGGCAGAGCCGACGATGACGCCATCGGCGTACTGAGCGGCCTGGTGGGCTTGTTCGGCGCTCGACACCCCGATGCCCACGCTGACCGGAAGTGAGGTGAGGGCGCGCAGCCGGGTGACGAAGCCGGGAAGACCTGCTGCGAGGGGACCGGTGTGGCCGGTGACCCCGGCGACGGCCGGGGCGTAGATCATGCCGCCCGCGGTGGCGCAGATCCGGGCGAGGCGCGCGTCGTCCGCGGTGGGTGCGACGACGGGCACTGTGTGCAGGCCGTGTTGCTGTGCGGCAGCGAGCCACGGACCCGCCTCTTCCAGTGGCAGGTCGGGGATGATCGCGCCGGCCGCGCCGGCGTCGGCTATTTCCGCCGCAAATCGGTCGGCGCCCCGGCGGGCGACGGGCTGCCAGTACGTCATCACGAGCACCGACGCGCGGGAGGTTGTCCGGACGGCGCGCACGGCGGTGAGCAGGTGCCGCATGCGGAATCCGGCGTCCAGGGCCTGGCGGGTGGCTTGTTGGATGGTCGGGCCGTCGAGTATCGGATCGCTGAACGGCAGGCCCACTTCGATGACGTCAGCGTGCTCGGCCAGGGCCCGCAGATTGAGGATGCTCTGCTCGACGGTGGGGAAACCGACGGGGTAGTACGCCGCGAGCGCGGCGCGCTGCGCGGCGCGGGCAGTGCGGAAGGCCCGGTCGAGCTCAAGCGCGGCGGGGCCTGGCGTGAGAGTCATGGCAGTGTCCGTTGGTGTGGGGTTGTGCGGCGGGCGATGAGCGGCGTGGGGCGGCTGCGTGGCCGGGCGGGGTTTGCGCCTGACCACGGTTGAGCGACGTACGGCAG comes from Streptomyces sp. NBC_01454 and encodes:
- a CDS encoding DUF3085 domain-containing protein encodes the protein MTTLKFALDEALAVADHAMFAPNGSHIPTSDQAESGQTVYASLWWVKDNGTYLMSNAPYAKGKGPDNAFAKGYGPGTDARGILGGDDRVVAVFALHDPHTRQCLHSQLIRARRDGHTALFLEMDGDTVAMSTGR
- the trpA gene encoding tryptophan synthase subunit alpha, with the translated sequence MTLTPGPAALELDRAFRTARAAQRAALAAYYPVGFPTVEQSILNLRALAEHADVIEVGLPFSDPILDGPTIQQATRQALDAGFRMRHLLTAVRAVRTTSRASVLVMTYWQPVARRGADRFAAEIADAGAAGAIIPDLPLEEAGPWLAAAQQHGLHTVPVVAPTADDARLARICATAGGMIYAPAVAGVTGHTGPLAAGLPGFVTRLRALTSLPVSVGIGVSSAEQAHQAAQYADGVIVGSALIRQIQNVPGPGGVRAALALARDLALGVRRLSAAA